A portion of the Sabethes cyaneus chromosome 3, idSabCyanKW18_F2, whole genome shotgun sequence genome contains these proteins:
- the LOC128743407 gene encoding uncharacterized protein LOC128743407, with translation MSVAKEPAKCASSDDQSKYLQRLLTDGVAAPVDRDVEAYELQLPSWYDDAKFKRAQRYFKSNFFAMFVAKLCGLLVILAVPSILDVLVYTKQSSTALTAYRRYIATIMHVLNWYYEDLTPGSASWKSVAFVRRTHVMASKRSSSKLASRIISQKDMAVTQFGFVGYIVLGHKKLGIKYRTEDMEAMVHFWRVIGYMIGIQDRYNLCTDCLATTEQRMTQVQEQVLRPALLARKETFQQMGNALIDGLWCFNPFLDYDAFVFFTSRLTEVPGYHYWLEEHPPTVGETAYDTFSRYSRFILYFLILVHETLLKFLVFRWYFNSQMVMSRFLITYFPFLAIFKFGIRDAYVRILK, from the exons ATGAGTGTGGCAAAAGAACCAGCAAAATGTGCTAGTA GTGACGATCAGTCAAAGTACCTACAGCGCTTGTTGACCGATGGTGTGGCCGCTCCGGTGGACCGTGATGTTGAGGCGTATGAGCTGCAGCTACCATCGTGGTACGATGATGCCAAATTTAAAAG gGCCCAGCGCTATTTTAAAAGCAACTTCTTTGCAATGTTTGTGGCAAAGCTCTGCGGTTTGCTCGTCATTCTGGCGGTGCCGAGTATATTGGATGTTTTGGTCTATACTAAGCAGTCTTCGACTGCTTTAACGGCGTACCGCCGATATATCGCCACCATTATGCACGTTCTCAATTGGTACTACGAAGATCTGACGCCGGGATCCGC ATCCTGGAAATCCGTAGCGTTCGTTCGAAGAACGCACGTGATGGCCAGTAAAAGAAGCAGCTCTAAGCTGGCCAGTCGGATTATTTCACAGAAAGATATGGCGGTCACACAATTCGGATTTGTTGGGTACATTGTACTAGGGCACAAGAAACTCGGCATCAAATATCGTACGGAAGACATGGAAGCAATGGTTCACTTTTGGCGAGTCATCGGCTACATGATTGGTATTCAAGACCG CTATAACCTGTGCACGGACTGCCTCGCGACAACCGAGCAGCGTATGACGCAAGTGCAGGAACAGGTTTTGCGCCCGGCTTTGCTTGCCCGAAAGGAAACGTTTCAACAAATGGGAAACGCCCTCATCGATGGACTGTGGTGCTTCAACCCATTCCTGGACTACGACGCATTTGTGTTCTTCACTTCCCGACTTACGGAAGTTCCCGGCTATCACTATTGGCTCGAAGAGCATCCTCCAACGGTCGGCGAGACAGCGTATGACACCTTCAGTCGGTACAGTCGATTTATACTGTACTTTCTAATACTCGTTCATGAAACTCTCCTGAAATTCCTAGTTTTTAGATGGTACTTCAACAGTCAAATGGTAATGTCAAGATTTCTCATAACGTACTTCCCGTTTTTGGCTATCTTCAAGTTCGGAATTAGAGACGCATACGTTAGAATATTAAAATGA